The Procambarus clarkii isolate CNS0578487 chromosome 7, FALCON_Pclarkii_2.0, whole genome shotgun sequence genome window below encodes:
- the LOC138358249 gene encoding uncharacterized protein, translating to MLDLKECTNYDAVKKAVLHSFKLTSECYRKRFRECTRSPGKSYAETARDMERKFLKWLESEGAKSAEDVKRLMVMVKFMSMLSPEIRIRVKEADIKDLRAAADRADMLEEAMRPRRKGPHRPPVYSGYGGSYRKMDGWRTGTSSPKSHLSSGDGRGSKSSAEPAKKPLAESAGVVAVTRDAAKETTEGARKTHGATASGGVARLSGGGRSPPRRARCYNCGGLGYISRECRRPKQRGNVAFVRVEDQEAERVRDEPVPNSSGRGLCLDAQDGGASHPVILGNDACGGCVLPNLVKSEECLEHYKEKGGVLDACGNEKEIAEVAFPVCAVIPRRCNEHEVNGSDGAEEESSDSLGVDHLFVEPGGQVEGDGSPDGELRVTLASSLGVDRTRLGELQQVEFPDLIQEAKGGRVGPERASHFYMQDRMLMRQWRPVRMEAGEESLGTRHQVVLPTQCRATVLDMSHSVDSAGHLGVTKTLHKIRDHFYWPGMDTDVRRYCKTCLPCQRAGKSQPAIPRAPLVPVPAFGSAFERLLVDGVRPLPRTKKGNTYLMTIMCASTKFPEAVPIPEATVDVEKCSRTVTTFFLLGGNAQGNLHGLWKCIPVQMVQTDRDKLGSDSDSVVALSTAVARGDRKVHSTLKTILRVFCEKQGTEWDE from the exons ATGCTTGACCTCAAGGAATGCACTAATTATGATGCTGTGAAGAAAGCCGTGCTCCACTCTTTCAAGCTGACGTCAGAATGTTATAGGAAAAGGTTCagagaatgtacccgttcgccaggtaagtcttatgcagagacggcgagggacatggagagaaaattcctgaagtggctggAATCTGAAGGAGCGAAGTCAGCTGAGGATGTCAAGAGGCTAATGGTCATGGTGAAGTTTATGTccatgctctctcctgagatcaggattagagtcaaggaggcggacataaaggacctgagggctgcTGCTGACAGGGCTGACATGTTGGAGGAAGCCATGCGACCGCGCAGAAAGGGACCACACCGACCGCCAGTATACTCTGGATATGGGGGAAGTTATAGAAAGatggacggatggaggacaggaacgagttctcccaagtcccacctctcgagtggagacgGTAGGGGATCGAAGAGTTCTGCGGAACCGGCCAAAAAGCCCCTAGCTGAGAGTGCAGGAGTTGTTGCTGTGACGAGAGACGCTGCGAAGGAGACGACGGAAGGTGCGAGGAAAACCCACGGAGCAACTGCTTCTGGAGGCGTTGCCAGGCTGAGCGGTGGTGGAAGGTCACCGCCAAGGAGggcccgctgctacaactgcggaggaTTGGGATACATCTCGagagaatgcagacgccctaagcagcgggggaacgttgctttcgttcGGGTGGAGGACCAAgaggccgagagggtgcgggatgagcCCGTACcaa actctagtggtaggggtctgtgcctcgatgcccaagatggaggcgcaagtCATCCTGTCATCCTTGGGAATGACGcctgtggaggatgtgtcctccctaaCCTCGTGAAGAGTGAAGAGTGCTTGGAGCACTACAAAGAGAAAGGCGGAGTATTGGACGCCTGTGGGAACGAGAAGGAAATCGCCGAGGTGGCTTTCCCTGTGTGTGCTGTGATCCCAAGACGGTGTAACGAACACGAAGTgaatggatctgatggggctgaagaAGAGTCGTCTGACAGCCTGGGAGTCGATCACCTCTTCGTGGAACCCGGAGGACAAGTGGAGGGCGAtggcagcccggatggtgagctacgagtgaccctcgccagttctcttggaGTGGACCGCACTCGTCTGGGGGAGTTGCAGCAGGTGGAGTTCCCAGATTTGATTcaggaggccaaaggaggacgtgttggtcctgagagggccagtCATTTTTATATGCAGGACAGAATGCTGATGAGACAATGGAGGCCTGTGAGAATGGAGGCTGGAGAAGAATCACtaggtacgaggcaccaggtagtgttgccaacCCAGTGCAGAGCGACAGTGCTGGATATGTCGCACTCCGTGgattctgcaggtcacctgggggtgaccaagacttTACATAAGATCAGGGACCATTTCTACTGGCCGGGTATGGACACCGACGTAAGGCGTTactgtaagacgtgcttaccttgccagagggcagggaagagccaacccgCGATACCAAGGGCCCCGTTAGTCCCTGTTCCTGCATTTGGGTCTGCATttgagcgtctgttggtcgacggggtaagaccgttgccacggacgaagaaaggaaatacctacctgatgaccatCATGTGTGCGTCGACAAAATTTCCGGAAGCTGTCCCGATTCCGGAAGCGACGGTTGACGTCGAAAAGTGTAGCCGGACAGTTACAAcgttttttctcttgggtgggaatgCCCAGGGAAATCTACACGGACTGTGGAAGTGTATTCCAGTCCAAATGGTTCAGACAGACCGTGACAaattggggagtgactcagattcggtcgtcgccctatcgaccgcagtcgcaaggggcgatcgaaaggttcACTCCACCCTGAAAACTATTCTGAGAGTGTTCTGTGAAAAACAAGGAACTGAGTGGGATGAGTAA